The Fictibacillus arsenicus genome contains a region encoding:
- a CDS encoding ABC transporter substrate-binding protein has translation MKRLLTIWFTLMLVIGVIAGCSAEKTSTSEKASENSNVHTEFPVSITDDTGEKITIEKKPDRIVSLVPSNTEIAFALGLENEIVGVSDFDNYPEAALKKEKIGDMEFNVEKIIGLKPDIVLAHASGGESAKPGLTQLKDAGITVLVVKDATNFEDTYATIEMIAKATGTEKEGQKIIQSMKADLKEIKDRAKHVKEKKKVWVEVSPEPEIFTTGKGTFIDEMLNAIHATNAAGDQQGWVKVTEEEAINYNPEVVITTYGYYVENAKEQVMKRSAWKDVSAVKNEQVFDVHSDKVTRPGPRLIEGVKELAEAIYPDVFTE, from the coding sequence ATGAAAAGATTGCTTACAATATGGTTTACGCTGATGCTCGTCATTGGTGTAATAGCAGGGTGTTCTGCTGAAAAAACATCAACTTCAGAAAAAGCTTCTGAAAACTCAAATGTACATACTGAGTTTCCTGTTTCGATAACAGACGATACAGGAGAAAAAATAACAATAGAAAAAAAGCCGGACCGTATCGTATCCTTGGTTCCAAGTAATACGGAGATTGCTTTTGCTCTTGGGTTAGAAAACGAAATCGTAGGGGTTTCTGATTTTGATAATTACCCTGAAGCAGCCCTGAAGAAAGAAAAAATCGGGGATATGGAGTTTAATGTTGAGAAGATTATAGGTTTAAAGCCAGACATTGTCCTTGCACATGCTTCAGGTGGTGAAAGTGCAAAGCCAGGGTTAACACAGCTTAAAGATGCAGGAATTACCGTTCTTGTCGTAAAAGATGCAACTAATTTTGAAGACACTTATGCAACCATCGAGATGATCGCAAAAGCTACAGGTACGGAAAAAGAAGGACAAAAGATCATTCAGTCCATGAAAGCTGATTTAAAAGAGATTAAAGATCGAGCTAAACATGTAAAAGAAAAGAAAAAAGTATGGGTAGAGGTTTCTCCAGAGCCTGAGATCTTTACGACTGGAAAAGGAACGTTTATTGATGAGATGTTAAATGCTATTCACGCAACCAATGCAGCTGGTGATCAGCAAGGCTGGGTAAAAGTAACAGAAGAAGAAGCGATAAACTACAATCCAGAGGTAGTGATTACAACATACGGTTATTATGTTGAAAACGCAAAAGAACAAGTGATGAAAAGAAGTGCATGGAAAGATGTTTCTGCGGTAAAAAATGAGCAAGTGTTTGATGTTCATTCTGATAAAGTAACAAGACCTGGTCCTCGCTTGATCGAAGGGGTGAAGGAGCTTGCCGAAGCTATCTATCCAGATGTATTCACCGAATAA
- a CDS encoding bifunctional adenosylcobinamide kinase/adenosylcobinamide-phosphate guanylyltransferase codes for MLIFVTGGVRSGKSTFAEQVVSRYVLEDHKAYYVATSAHIDQEMRRRVQKHRDDRERDSLNWTTIEQPRNLHELAGEFQFGDVVLLDCLTNLLNNELFEGWDMNANNWIFRSFRKNIYDNILKGINELMEADVTLVIVSNEVFFDPLPVNEDGTYYYVELLGKLHQAIVEKAEIACLVENGTPIFMKRSITHADRTANR; via the coding sequence TTGCTGATTTTTGTAACTGGAGGGGTTAGGAGTGGAAAAAGCACCTTTGCCGAACAGGTTGTTTCTCGCTATGTCTTAGAGGATCACAAAGCTTATTATGTAGCAACGAGTGCTCATATTGATCAAGAAATGAGAAGGAGAGTCCAAAAGCACCGGGATGATAGAGAAAGAGATTCATTGAATTGGACTACAATTGAACAGCCTAGAAATCTCCATGAGCTGGCAGGGGAATTTCAATTCGGAGATGTGGTTTTACTAGACTGTCTGACAAACCTCTTGAACAATGAACTATTTGAGGGATGGGATATGAATGCTAACAATTGGATTTTTCGTTCATTCAGAAAAAATATATACGACAATATCTTAAAAGGCATAAATGAGCTAATGGAAGCGGATGTAACGTTAGTGATTGTTTCGAATGAAGTATTTTTTGATCCGTTACCTGTAAATGAGGATGGAACGTATTACTATGTCGAGCTTCTCGGAAAATTGCATCAAGCTATCGTTGAAAAAGCGGAGATAGCTTGTTTGGTCGAAAATGGAACACCTATTTTTATGAAGAGGAGCATCACACATGCAGACCGAACAGCGAACCGTTAA
- a CDS encoding FecCD family ABC transporter permease, with translation MPKLSIQMYSPNKLFWSYLGVIIILFFTIGLGVSAGSVPIPLAHVFQIVCSEIFHTKLPAGIEASTINIVMQIRFPRVLLATMVGCSLALAGTAFQGLLKNPLADPYTLGVSSGSALGAVCVLFFSFQLPFLQDFTLPVVSVLGGFVALIGVLGLARIVQREMSIETIILAGILSSSFLGALVSLLIALTGEELRQIIGWLLGSVSMRGWPYVQLVTPFLIIGFIILMFNSRELNAMSFSREDARSTGVNVKGHTKWILLAASILTGSAVAVSGTIGFVGLVIPHIARKLWGTDHRHLLPLSMVLGGIFLVLIDVIARTIISPTELPIGVLTAIIGSPVFAIIFISYRKKRVGS, from the coding sequence TTGCCGAAGCTATCTATCCAGATGTATTCACCGAATAAATTATTCTGGTCTTACCTAGGTGTCATCATTATTTTATTCTTTACCATCGGACTTGGGGTATCGGCAGGAAGTGTGCCAATTCCCCTGGCTCATGTTTTTCAAATTGTTTGTTCAGAAATTTTTCATACGAAGCTGCCTGCTGGCATTGAAGCTTCAACAATAAATATAGTCATGCAAATTCGATTTCCAAGAGTACTATTAGCTACAATGGTCGGCTGTTCCCTGGCTTTGGCAGGAACTGCATTTCAGGGACTCTTAAAAAATCCGCTCGCTGACCCATACACACTCGGGGTTTCGTCTGGTTCAGCACTTGGGGCAGTCTGTGTTTTGTTTTTCAGCTTCCAGCTGCCTTTTCTGCAAGATTTCACACTACCAGTGGTCAGTGTGCTTGGCGGCTTCGTTGCATTAATTGGAGTGCTGGGCCTTGCCCGAATTGTCCAACGGGAAATGTCGATTGAAACGATCATCCTTGCCGGCATTTTATCGAGTTCATTCCTTGGTGCGCTAGTTTCCTTATTAATCGCGCTGACGGGTGAAGAGCTTCGGCAGATCATCGGCTGGCTATTAGGAAGTGTCTCGATGAGGGGCTGGCCGTACGTTCAACTCGTCACCCCATTCCTGATAATTGGCTTTATTATACTAATGTTTAACAGCAGGGAATTAAATGCGATGTCCTTCAGCAGGGAAGATGCTAGATCTACTGGTGTTAATGTAAAGGGGCACACGAAATGGATTTTACTGGCTGCTTCGATACTGACTGGATCCGCGGTAGCGGTTTCTGGAACGATTGGATTTGTAGGGCTCGTTATCCCACACATAGCCAGAAAACTTTGGGGCACTGACCATCGTCATTTATTGCCATTATCTATGGTGCTTGGAGGTATCTTCCTCGTATTGATTGATGTTATCGCACGAACGATTATTTCGCCGACAGAACTGCCGATCGGTGTTTTGACAGCCATTATAGGCAGTCCTGTGTTTGCTATAATTTTTATTTCTTATCGAAAAAAGAGGGTGGGTTCATGA
- a CDS encoding heme ABC transporter ATP-binding protein — protein sequence MIHVDQVSGGYDGKTVLKEISLSVERGQLTGIIGPNGSGKTTLMKMLSGVMKPLKGTVYINHRNISSYSSKELARTIAVLPQNGDNSFDFTVREVVGLGRYPYYKGWLKQSDKHDEEMIDKAMELTDVKQFASFRLQELSGGERQRVFLAKALAQDPEILLLDEPTNHLDLSNQIKLMDLLKMWNRSRELTVVAILHDLNLASLYCDNIYMLNKGTIRAEGIPGKVMDSVTLQDVYEANLLRHEHPEFPKPLISLNPLESEKVNSFNDLQISQQNDRLVVSSSYPFKTLSSTDSFKWADTFIFEEEHVQKFALQDQTLRFKIENVNHTAISSSSESFGEIYVVASMGTTNEPFTIAVFLQATLTEASYLQIMLAINEAIHTPTLLKSDLRSNICIASTQTGEKILSAARNTNFAQTLFTLVTKAIDTAKQKGDTRSKETMDYQMFLERR from the coding sequence ATGATTCACGTTGATCAAGTATCTGGAGGATATGACGGTAAGACGGTACTTAAAGAGATTTCGCTCTCAGTTGAAAGAGGGCAATTGACAGGAATCATCGGTCCAAACGGAAGCGGCAAAACAACCCTTATGAAGATGCTGAGCGGTGTAATGAAACCTTTAAAAGGAACGGTATATATCAATCATCGAAACATCAGTTCTTACTCTTCAAAAGAATTGGCAAGAACGATTGCCGTTTTGCCTCAGAATGGAGATAATTCTTTTGATTTTACTGTTCGTGAAGTTGTCGGTTTAGGCAGGTATCCATACTACAAAGGCTGGTTAAAGCAGTCAGACAAACATGACGAAGAGATGATCGACAAAGCCATGGAACTTACAGATGTTAAACAGTTTGCTTCTTTTCGTTTACAAGAGTTAAGTGGCGGCGAGCGTCAACGGGTGTTCTTGGCAAAAGCCTTAGCCCAGGATCCGGAGATATTGTTGCTCGACGAACCAACGAATCATTTGGATTTGTCTAACCAGATAAAGCTTATGGATCTGCTGAAAATGTGGAATCGATCCAGAGAACTAACAGTGGTTGCCATACTCCATGATTTAAATCTTGCAAGTCTGTACTGTGATAACATCTACATGCTTAATAAAGGAACGATTCGAGCAGAAGGTATACCGGGTAAGGTAATGGATTCAGTTACTTTACAGGACGTGTATGAAGCCAATCTTTTGAGGCATGAACATCCAGAGTTTCCGAAGCCTTTGATTTCCCTTAATCCTCTTGAATCAGAGAAGGTTAATAGTTTTAATGATTTACAGATTTCTCAACAAAATGATAGGCTAGTGGTTTCATCTAGCTATCCATTTAAAACGCTTTCTTCAACAGATAGTTTTAAATGGGCAGATACGTTTATATTTGAAGAGGAACATGTTCAAAAGTTCGCTCTACAAGATCAGACTTTAAGATTTAAGATTGAAAACGTAAATCATACGGCTATTAGCTCCAGCTCTGAATCATTCGGAGAAATTTATGTAGTAGCAAGTATGGGAACAACGAATGAGCCCTTCACGATAGCGGTGTTTCTACAGGCAACTCTTACAGAGGCTTCCTATTTGCAAATTATGCTTGCTATTAATGAAGCCATCCATACTCCAACACTTTTAAAATCTGACTTGCGTTCAAATATTTGTATCGCTTCTACCCAAACAGGTGAAAAAATTCTTTCTGCTGCAAGGAATACGAATTTTGCCCAAACACTTTTTACCCTGGTGACCAAAGCAATAGATACAGCCAAACAAAAAGGAGATACACGTTCAAAAGAAACTATGGATTATCAGATGTTCTTAGAAAGGCGGTAG